TGCGCGCGAGGTCATTGTCAACGTCGCGCGCGCGCAGGGCGGGGAACTGGCGCAAACAATGGCGGGCAACGGCCTGACACAATTGGCTGGTTCGCTCGCCGCCTGGCAAAAAGATGATGCGATGCAGATGCAGGTGTTGGCGCAGAACGAGGAAGAGTTTGCGTTTAACGTTACGCGTTGCCGTTACGCTGAAATGTATCGCGCGCTGGGTTTGGAAGAGTTGGGCGCGTTGCTCTCGTGCAATCGCGATGCGGCGTTGATCGAGGGCTTTAATCCGCAGGTTGAATTGACGCGCACGCAAACGTTGCTGCAAGGCGCGCCGCATTGCGATTTCCGCTATCGGGTGAAAGCAGGTGAAGAACGATGACGCGACGCGCGGGCAAATTGCTGTTGAGCCTTTGGCTGCTGAGCCTGCCTGGGTACGCAGCGCTTCCAGCGTGCGGGCTTGAAACCGGAGCGATTAGTGCCGGAGGGTCGTCCTTCGGCAGCAGTCTGTCACATGCCACGCCCGCACGCTGGGAAGCGTGCGTACCCAGGGACGGCGCGCGGCTTTATCAAATCCACTGCGCCGCCTGCCACGGCCCGCACGGCGAAGGGGCACAAGGGCCGACGCTGGCGACGGCAACGCTGGCGCGCGCCTCGACCGAAGAGTTGTTACTGAAAATCATCAAAGACGGCCTGCCCGGCACTGAGATGCCCGGCTCGCGGTTGGACAGCGCTGAACTCAAGCAACTGGCCGACTTTGTGCTGGCGCTCGGCAAGCTGCCGCTCGAAACGGTCACGGGCAATGCCGAACGCGGCGCGCAGCTTTATTCTGGCAAAGGCGACTGCGCGCAATGCCACGCGCTCAATGGCCGTGGCAGCGCCTTCGGCCCTGATTTGACGGGCATCGGCCTGAAGCGTGGCGCGGCGCATCTGCGGCAATCGTTGCTCGATCCGGCTGCCGACGTGCCCAAGAGCTTTGCGCAATACCGGCCCGGCACAAGCTTGCCAGAAAACTATGTGCAGGTGCGGCTCCTCACGCGCGCGGGCCGTCGCCTCAGCGGTGTGCGCGTCAACGAAGACACGTTCTCGATTCAGGTACGCACTCTGGATGGTCGCGTGCATTCGTTTTTCAAAGAGGAGTTGAAAGCGTTGCACAAAGATTGGGGCAAATCCTTGATGCCCAGCTATCGGGGCGCGTTTTCGGAAAGCGAACTGGAAGATGTCGTGGCTTTTCTGGTTTCTTTGAAAGGCGAACGATGAGAAGTCTGTTGTTGTTGTTATTGCTGACCCCAGCCGCCTTCGGCCAGGTTTCTTACGACCGCCTTCGCCAAGCCAGCACGGAGCCGGGCAATTGGCTGACCTATTCGGGCAACTATCAGGGCTGGCGCTATTCAGCGTTGCGACAAATCAATACGACCAACATTGCGCGCTTGAAACCGGCCTGGGTCTATCAGATTCGTGAACCGGGCAAAGTCGAAATGACGCCCCTGGCGGTGGACGGTGTGCTGTACATCACCGAAAAAGCGCACGTCGTGACGGCGCTCGATGGCCGCACGGGTCGCCCGTTGTGGACGTATCGCCGTCCGCCGCCGCCCAATGCGCGCGGCTGTTGCGGCACGCCGAATCGCGGCTTGGCCGTGTTGGATGACACGCTATTTTTGTGCACGTTTGACGCGCATCTGGTCGCGCTGGACATGCACACAGGCAAGCCGCGCTGGGAGGTGGTCGTCGCCGATGACAAACTCGGTTACACGATGACCGGCGCGCCGCTCGTAGTGAAAGACAAAGTCATCGTCGGCATCGCGGGTGGCGAATACGGCATTCGCGGTTTCCTGGACGCCTACGACGCCAAGACCGGCGCGCGTGTCTGGCGGTTTTGGACGGTGCCAGGGCCGGGCGAACCTGGGCACGAAACCTGGGCGGGCGAGAGTTGGCGCACCGGCGGTGCGCCGACCTGGGTGACGGGTTCGTATGATCCGGATTTGAATTTGTTGTACTGGGGCACGGGCAACCCCGCGCCCGATTGGAACGGCGACGAGCGCGCGGGTGACAATTTGTATTCCGAGTGTTTGCTGGCGCTCGACGCCGACACCGGCAAACTGAAGTGGCATTTTCAATTCACGCCGCACGATGTGTATGACTGGGATGCGAATCAGGTGCCGGTGCTGATTGACAGTGTGGTCAAAGGCCAGCGGCGCAAACTGGTCGTGACGGCCAATCGCAACGGCTTCTATTACGTGCTGGATCGCGTGACCGGCGCATTCCTG
This Acidobacteriota bacterium DNA region includes the following protein-coding sequences:
- a CDS encoding PQQ-dependent dehydrogenase, methanol/ethanol family, translating into MRSLLLLLLLTPAAFGQVSYDRLRQASTEPGNWLTYSGNYQGWRYSALRQINTTNIARLKPAWVYQIREPGKVEMTPLAVDGVLYITEKAHVVTALDGRTGRPLWTYRRPPPPNARGCCGTPNRGLAVLDDTLFLCTFDAHLVALDMHTGKPRWEVVVADDKLGYTMTGAPLVVKDKVIVGIAGGEYGIRGFLDAYDAKTGARVWRFWTVPGPGEPGHETWAGESWRTGGAPTWVTGSYDPDLNLLYWGTGNPAPDWNGDERAGDNLYSECLLALDADTGKLKWHFQFTPHDVYDWDANQVPVLIDSVVKGQRRKLVVTANRNGFYYVLDRVTGAFLSGTPYIKQTWADGLDARGCPRRRADAEPTPAGTLVYPGLGGGTNWYSPSYSPLTKLFYVLARENHPQVFYKVATPYHPGELFEGGGARDLAGNEPYGAVKALDAVSGKQRWEFKLHAPALTGLLATAGGLVFGGSVEGYFYALDAVTGRPLWRFQTGAQIVANPVSFLVRGKQYVAITAGLSFFVFAL
- a CDS encoding L-2-amino-thiazoline-4-carboxylic acid hydrolase; the protein is MLKRREIEARIVAPLLQALGERFGRAEVLALAREVIVNVARAQGGELAQTMAGNGLTQLAGSLAAWQKDDAMQMQVLAQNEEEFAFNVTRCRYAEMYRALGLEELGALLSCNRDAALIEGFNPQVELTRTQTLLQGAPHCDFRYRVKAGEER
- a CDS encoding c-type cytochrome, translated to MTRRAGKLLLSLWLLSLPGYAALPACGLETGAISAGGSSFGSSLSHATPARWEACVPRDGARLYQIHCAACHGPHGEGAQGPTLATATLARASTEELLLKIIKDGLPGTEMPGSRLDSAELKQLADFVLALGKLPLETVTGNAERGAQLYSGKGDCAQCHALNGRGSAFGPDLTGIGLKRGAAHLRQSLLDPAADVPKSFAQYRPGTSLPENYVQVRLLTRAGRRLSGVRVNEDTFSIQVRTLDGRVHSFFKEELKALHKDWGKSLMPSYRGAFSESELEDVVAFLVSLKGER